A genome region from Phosphitispora fastidiosa includes the following:
- a CDS encoding acyl-CoA dehydratase activase-related protein has protein sequence MTVKVGIPRALLFYYYFPMWNGFFKALGVEVILSRNTTKGILDKGVRQSVDDACLPVKLYFGHVLDLKDRVDYLFIPRMVSVERREYICPKFLGLPDMIRYNIPDLPPIIDITVNMSRREKNLDKAFTEVAKIFTSNPLTIRRAFRAGLEEQEKFHRLNHLGYLPPEAIEEMSRGLENQNHSPAQPGDMTIALVGHGYNIYDSYISMNLIEKLREMGVRIVTPDNLTGTIIDEKSAELPKKMFWTLGKRMIGSAFHYMRSDRIDGIIHVASFGCGPDSFTGEIIERHLRRRRNIPFLNLTIDEHTGEAGIITRLEAYVDMIRWRRAAL, from the coding sequence ATGACAGTCAAAGTCGGAATCCCCAGGGCGCTGTTATTTTACTATTATTTTCCCATGTGGAACGGTTTTTTTAAGGCACTGGGAGTTGAGGTTATTTTATCCAGAAATACAACTAAGGGTATACTTGACAAAGGTGTCAGGCAGTCGGTTGATGATGCCTGCCTGCCGGTAAAGCTATATTTCGGACATGTCCTTGATTTAAAAGACCGGGTTGATTATCTTTTTATTCCCCGGATGGTAAGTGTGGAACGAAGGGAATACATCTGTCCCAAGTTTCTGGGTCTTCCGGATATGATCAGGTATAATATTCCGGACCTGCCGCCAATCATAGACATTACGGTGAATATGTCACGCCGGGAAAAAAACCTTGACAAGGCGTTTACCGAAGTTGCTAAGATTTTCACATCAAACCCCTTAACCATTCGCAGGGCGTTTCGCGCCGGACTTGAGGAACAGGAGAAGTTTCACCGGCTTAACCACCTGGGTTACCTGCCTCCTGAAGCAATTGAGGAGATGAGCAGGGGATTGGAAAACCAGAACCATTCCCCGGCACAGCCGGGAGATATGACCATCGCCTTGGTTGGACACGGGTATAATATTTACGATTCCTATATCAGTATGAACCTGATTGAAAAGCTCAGGGAAATGGGTGTAAGGATTGTTACGCCGGATAATCTGACGGGGACGATCATAGATGAGAAGTCCGCTGAACTGCCGAAGAAGATGTTTTGGACCCTTGGTAAACGAATGATAGGTTCAGCATTTCATTATATGAGGTCTGACAGGATAGACGGAATTATTCATGTCGCTTCATTTGGCTGTGGGCCGGATTCCTTTACGGGTGAAATAATCGAAAGACATCTGCGCAGGAGAAGGAACATCCCGTTCCTGAATCTGACAATTGATGAACATACCGGTGAAGCCGGAATAATTACCAGACTGGAGGCATATGTGGATATGATTAGGTGGAGGAGGGCTGCATTATGA
- a CDS encoding CoA protein activase translates to MKVTFPHMGNMYICLKALLTSLGVEVVVPPMPSQRTLTLGTQHSPEFACLPLKINMGNFIEAYEKGADTILMAGGIGPCRFGYYAQVEREILEDMGLKMNMVVLEPPQKHISELLINIRKVTGNSSWIDVIKAIRFAWYKARAVDQVEEILHHIRPREFEPGRADAVYKKALKWIDDAPDRKELTRAVEAARQELEAIPVDNEREVIRIGIVGEIYVMLEPFVNLEVERQLGRLGVEVERSIYLSEWINDHLFMGLLKIKGSKEARKLAPPYVNHFVGGHGQETIGSTVLFANRKYDGVIQVQPFTCMPEIVAESIIPTVSRDLGIPTYCLIVDEHSGDAGVLTRLEAFVDLLARKKEKAAVPEITEKEGAPVCLDI, encoded by the coding sequence ATGAAAGTTACATTTCCTCACATGGGGAATATGTATATTTGTTTAAAAGCGCTTTTGACCTCACTGGGGGTTGAAGTTGTAGTGCCGCCGATGCCCAGTCAAAGGACGCTTACCCTGGGGACACAGCATTCACCTGAATTTGCCTGTCTGCCGCTGAAAATCAATATGGGAAATTTCATTGAAGCATACGAAAAGGGAGCTGATACTATTCTTATGGCAGGAGGGATCGGCCCCTGCAGGTTTGGATACTATGCCCAGGTGGAAAGGGAAATACTTGAGGATATGGGGCTGAAGATGAATATGGTTGTACTGGAACCTCCCCAGAAACATATCTCAGAACTCCTGATAAATATTCGGAAGGTTACCGGCAACAGTTCCTGGATTGATGTCATTAAGGCGATCAGGTTCGCCTGGTATAAGGCCAGGGCAGTTGATCAGGTGGAGGAAATCCTGCACCACATAAGGCCTCGGGAATTTGAACCGGGAAGGGCAGACGCAGTTTATAAAAAAGCCCTGAAATGGATTGATGATGCCCCGGACAGGAAAGAGCTTACCAGGGCAGTGGAGGCAGCCAGGCAGGAACTTGAAGCGATACCTGTTGACAATGAGCGGGAGGTTATCAGAATCGGCATCGTCGGAGAAATCTATGTGATGCTGGAGCCTTTTGTTAACCTGGAAGTGGAGAGACAGCTTGGTCGGCTGGGGGTAGAAGTGGAGCGCTCCATCTACCTGAGTGAATGGATTAATGACCACCTGTTCATGGGCCTGCTTAAAATTAAGGGCAGCAAAGAGGCCCGGAAACTTGCGCCGCCCTATGTTAATCACTTTGTTGGCGGCCATGGCCAAGAGACTATTGGGAGTACGGTTTTGTTTGCTAACCGTAAATATGACGGAGTTATTCAGGTACAGCCCTTTACCTGTATGCCGGAGATTGTAGCTGAGAGCATTATCCCGACAGTGAGCCGGGATCTGGGAATTCCGACATACTGCCTTATTGTTGATGAACACTCCGGTGATGCCGGGGTATTAACGAGATTGGAAGCTTTTGTCGATCTCCTGGCAAGAAAAAAGGAAAAAGCTGCTGTGCCAGAGATTACTGAAAAGGAAGGAGCACCGGTATGTTTGGATATTTAG
- a CDS encoding acyl-CoA dehydratase activase, translating to MFGYLGIDVGSVSTNVVLIDQDEKVCDSLYIRTQGQPIKAVQKGLEYIRGRISDEVEIGGVGTTGSGRHLASIIVGADSVKNEITSHAVAASNLVPGVQTVLEIGGQDSKIIILRNGVVADFAMNTVCAAGTGSFLDQQASRLNIPIEEFGDIALKAGNPVRIAGRCSVFAESDMIHKQQMGHNLPDILAGLCDALVRNYLNNVGKGKEILEPVIFQGGVAANIGIKKAFEKTLGAEIIIPKHYDVMGAVGAAILARDAVRKTGTTSFKGFGVAEEMFEATSFECKDCPNLCEVIQIKASGKIMARWNDKCGKWSNAIGEKKKIS from the coding sequence ATGTTTGGATATTTAGGTATAGATGTAGGTTCAGTAAGCACTAATGTTGTGCTTATTGATCAGGATGAAAAGGTATGTGATTCCCTCTATATAAGGACACAGGGACAGCCAATCAAGGCTGTCCAGAAAGGCCTGGAGTATATCAGGGGAAGGATTTCTGACGAGGTTGAAATAGGAGGTGTCGGTACAACCGGGAGCGGCAGACATCTTGCTAGTATTATCGTGGGAGCCGATTCAGTAAAAAATGAGATTACCTCACATGCTGTGGCCGCCTCGAACCTGGTTCCGGGGGTGCAGACGGTCCTGGAAATAGGCGGACAGGACTCCAAAATAATCATCCTGAGGAATGGTGTTGTCGCGGATTTTGCCATGAACACCGTTTGTGCGGCGGGGACCGGTTCATTTCTGGACCAGCAGGCTTCAAGGCTGAATATACCGATAGAGGAGTTCGGGGATATTGCTCTAAAAGCCGGAAATCCGGTACGGATAGCAGGAAGGTGTTCGGTTTTTGCTGAATCTGATATGATCCACAAGCAACAGATGGGACATAATCTTCCTGATATCCTGGCAGGCCTCTGTGATGCCCTGGTGCGCAACTATCTCAATAATGTAGGCAAAGGCAAGGAGATACTGGAACCGGTAATTTTCCAGGGCGGCGTAGCAGCCAATATCGGGATCAAGAAGGCATTTGAAAAAACGCTGGGCGCGGAGATTATTATCCCGAAGCACTATGATGTCATGGGAGCAGTCGGCGCTGCTATTTTGGCCAGGGATGCCGTCAGAAAAACCGGGACAACTTCTTTTAAAGGCTTCGGAGTGGCAGAAGAAATGTTTGAAGCTACCAGTTTTGAATGCAAGGACTGCCCCAATCTCTGTGAGGTAATTCAAATCAAGGCCAGCGGGAAAATAATGGCCCGATGGAACGACAAGTGCGGTAAATGGAGCAATGCGATTGGGGAGAAAAAGAAAATCAGTTGA
- the dctP gene encoding TRAP transporter substrate-binding protein produces the protein MKRTIVLSLVLVTFLAAGIIFSGCSSGEKGAAADDKQITLRYAFFAPATTFPAKQMEKWKEELETRTNGKVNVELFHGGTLLTDKNMYDGVRDGVAEIGLSCTTYEPGRFPLMAVADLPSGFTNSKVASQVVFDLVSEYPPEAFKDYKIITAFATEPSHLMVKEPVAKLEDLKGRQLRISGALTPVLEELGASPVGMSMSEVPEALQTGIVKGLVSSREVLKDLKLAENARYTTDYPLTITTFVAVMNKDVWESLPSDVQQVIDELSGEMAVWTGDYMDNHVKDALEWSKQEYGLQMTTLTPEEKTRWDAKLKPIQDGYVAEMEDRGLPAKAYQKRLYELIEKYSN, from the coding sequence TTGAAAAGGACGATTGTGTTAAGCTTAGTGTTAGTAACATTCCTGGCTGCCGGTATAATTTTCTCCGGCTGCAGTTCGGGAGAGAAGGGTGCAGCGGCGGATGACAAACAAATCACTCTGAGGTATGCATTTTTTGCGCCGGCCACAACCTTTCCGGCCAAACAGATGGAGAAGTGGAAGGAAGAGCTTGAAACCAGGACCAATGGAAAGGTTAATGTGGAACTATTCCATGGCGGGACACTGCTGACAGATAAGAATATGTATGACGGTGTCAGGGACGGAGTGGCTGAGATTGGCCTGTCCTGCACTACTTACGAACCGGGAAGGTTTCCGCTGATGGCGGTTGCAGACCTGCCTTCAGGGTTCACCAATTCCAAAGTTGCCAGTCAGGTGGTTTTTGACCTGGTAAGCGAGTATCCACCCGAAGCCTTCAAGGATTACAAGATTATTACCGCATTTGCCACAGAACCGTCACACCTGATGGTCAAAGAACCGGTTGCCAAATTGGAAGACCTTAAGGGACGCCAGTTGAGAATATCCGGCGCCCTGACCCCTGTATTGGAGGAACTGGGAGCTTCTCCGGTGGGGATGTCAATGTCAGAAGTTCCGGAAGCTCTGCAGACCGGAATTGTTAAAGGTCTTGTCAGTTCCAGGGAAGTCCTTAAGGACCTGAAGCTTGCGGAAAATGCCAGGTATACTACTGATTACCCGCTGACAATAACCACCTTTGTGGCAGTTATGAACAAGGATGTATGGGAATCCCTGCCTTCTGACGTGCAGCAGGTAATAGACGAGCTAAGCGGTGAAATGGCAGTGTGGACCGGAGATTATATGGATAACCATGTCAAGGATGCCTTAGAATGGAGCAAGCAGGAATATGGGCTGCAGATGACAACTCTGACACCGGAAGAAAAGACAAGATGGGACGCGAAACTAAAGCCTATCCAGGATGGCTATGTTGCGGAAATGGAGGACCGGGGACTTCCGGCAAAGGCTTATCAAAAGAGGCTCTATGAGCTTATAGAAAAATACAGTAACTAG
- a CDS encoding TRAP transporter small permease, with the protein MGVLEEQIVRERNRNTVSRLDSLSRYLNNGLAGIAGCSLLLMVLTVVVNAVAREISAPYAGTTEIVGWLAAVTTAFGLGYTQLNKGYVDIEALVEKFPMGVQNILRSIMLFASTIFFGLVSWKVCIYGINVAENGNLSETMGITFYPLIFLVALGFAGLTLALLVDFLKQVTGGVEK; encoded by the coding sequence TTGGGGGTATTGGAAGAACAAATTGTCCGTGAAAGAAACAGGAATACAGTATCCCGGCTTGACAGCCTGAGCAGGTATCTGAACAACGGACTTGCCGGCATAGCCGGCTGCAGTCTGCTGCTGATGGTGCTGACAGTTGTGGTAAATGCCGTGGCCCGGGAAATCTCTGCTCCATATGCGGGGACTACCGAAATAGTCGGCTGGCTGGCAGCTGTAACGACAGCCTTTGGCCTCGGGTATACCCAGCTAAATAAAGGCTATGTTGATATTGAAGCTCTGGTGGAAAAATTTCCAATGGGAGTGCAGAACATTTTAAGAAGTATTATGCTTTTTGCCAGCACGATTTTCTTTGGGCTTGTAAGCTGGAAGGTCTGTATCTATGGGATTAATGTTGCTGAAAACGGCAACCTTTCCGAGACAATGGGAATTACCTTCTACCCCTTGATATTTCTGGTGGCCCTGGGATTTGCAGGACTGACCCTGGCGCTTCTGGTGGATTTTCTTAAACAGGTGACCGGGGGTGTGGAGAAATGA
- a CDS encoding TRAP transporter large permease yields MSLLTMAIIGMLLLLVLMLLRMPISFAMFIVGFLGLMVVVSPTAAFNVLSADLWNQFSSYTMSVIPLYIFMGEIVFRSGVTESLFKAAYKWVGQFRGGMASTVILASSGFAAICGSNSATAATMGTMALPELKKYKYDDTLSSGVVAAGGTLGVVIPPSTVLLVIALQTEQSVRQLFVSSIIPGVILTMTFLAIVFFLCMRNPELGPAGPRTTFVDKLRSLIGVIPTLALFVFVIGGLLRGWFTPTESGAFGAFGALVIAMVMRKLTFANLKDALAGTLKSATMVITLMIGAMVFGRFLTITRLPYDIAAWTGSLDVAPVLILSAILVIFVIGGALMDALGFLIISIPIFFPTIIGLGYDPVWFAVVLCMVTTAGAITPPVGVSVFVVKGLTPEIPIMSIFKGAGYFLAAYAVITVLLIAFPQIVTFML; encoded by the coding sequence ATGAGCCTTTTGACAATGGCTATAATCGGGATGCTGCTGCTGCTGGTATTAATGCTGCTGAGAATGCCGATAAGTTTTGCCATGTTTATAGTGGGGTTCCTGGGACTTATGGTTGTGGTTTCACCTACAGCTGCCTTCAACGTACTCAGTGCGGACCTGTGGAACCAGTTTTCCAGTTATACTATGAGTGTTATCCCCTTATACATCTTTATGGGTGAAATAGTTTTCCGGAGCGGTGTTACGGAGAGTCTTTTTAAGGCAGCCTACAAATGGGTAGGGCAGTTCCGGGGCGGGATGGCCAGTACAGTTATCCTGGCCAGTTCGGGTTTCGCCGCTATCTGTGGTTCAAACTCAGCGACAGCTGCAACCATGGGCACCATGGCTCTGCCAGAGTTGAAAAAATATAAATATGACGATACCTTGAGCTCAGGTGTTGTGGCTGCAGGAGGTACCCTTGGGGTAGTGATTCCGCCCAGTACGGTACTGCTGGTTATTGCCCTCCAGACAGAGCAGTCTGTCAGGCAGTTGTTTGTTTCCAGCATTATCCCCGGGGTAATTCTGACCATGACTTTTCTGGCCATCGTGTTTTTTCTGTGTATGAGAAATCCCGAATTGGGGCCGGCCGGGCCCAGGACGACTTTCGTAGATAAGCTCAGGTCACTGATAGGGGTTATTCCAACACTGGCGCTGTTTGTTTTTGTCATTGGAGGTCTTTTGCGCGGCTGGTTTACCCCGACGGAGTCAGGCGCCTTTGGAGCCTTTGGGGCGCTGGTAATAGCAATGGTGATGCGAAAACTGACCTTTGCCAATCTTAAGGATGCCCTAGCGGGAACCCTAAAATCAGCAACAATGGTGATTACACTGATGATAGGGGCTATGGTGTTTGGAAGGTTCCTTACCATAACCAGGCTGCCGTACGATATTGCGGCCTGGACCGGTTCTCTGGATGTAGCGCCGGTACTTATACTGTCCGCTATTCTGGTGATATTCGTTATTGGCGGCGCTCTGATGGATGCTCTGGGGTTCCTGATTATTTCGATTCCCATTTTTTTTCCTACTATCATCGGGTTGGGATATGACCCGGTATGGTTTGCCGTGGTACTATGCATGGTAACAACTGCCGGAGCCATCACACCACCGGTTGGGGTTTCGGTTTTTGTGGTCAAGGGACTGACACCTGAGATACCTATTATGTCAATTTTTAAGGGTGCGGGCTATTTCCTGGCTGCTTATGCGGTAATTACCGTTTTGCTTATTGCCTTTCCGCAAATCGTCACATTTATGCTTTGA